One window of the Falco biarmicus isolate bFalBia1 chromosome 2, bFalBia1.pri, whole genome shotgun sequence genome contains the following:
- the GSX1 gene encoding GS homeobox 1 — MPRSFLVDSLVLREAGEKKGEGSPPPPLFPYAVHPSHPLPGLPAGACHARKAGLLCVCPLCVTASQLHPPPPAIPLIKASFPPFGSQYCHSPLARQQHSVSAVSVGHAPALYQGAYPLPDPRQFHCISVDSTSSQLPSSKRMRTAFTSTQLLELEREFAANMYLSRLRRIEIATYLNLSEKQVKIWFQNRRVKHKKEGKSSSHRGGGAGHSCKCSSLSTTKCSEDDEDLRMSPSSSGKDDRGLAVTP, encoded by the exons ATGCCGCGCTCCTTCCTCGTGGACTCGCTGGTGCTGCGGGAGGCGGGCGAGAAGAAGGGGGAGGgcagcccgccgccgccgctcttCCCCTACGCCGTGCACCCCTCGCACCCGCTGCCCGGGCTGCCGGCCGGCGCCTGCCACGCTCGCAAGGCCGGGCTGCTCTGCGTCTGCCCGCTCTGTGTCACCGCCTCCCAGCTgcacccgccgccgcccgccatCCCCCTCATCAAGGCCTCCTTCCCCCCCTTCGGCTCCCAGTACTGCCACTCGCCCCTGGCCCGCCAGCAGCACTCCGTCTCCGCCGTCAGCGTCGGGCACGCACCGGCGCTCTACCAGGGAGCCTACCCGCTGCCCGACCCCCGGCAATTCCACTGCATCTCCGTGG ACAGCACGTCcagccagctgcccagcagcaagCGGATGCGCACCGCCTTCACCAGCACGCAGCTCCTGGAGCTGGAGAGGGAGTTCGCCGCCAACATGTACCTCTCCCGGCTGCGACGAATCGAGATCGCCACCTACCTGAACCTCTCCGAGAAGCAGGTGAAGATCTGGTTCCAGAACCGACGGGTCAAGCAcaagaaagaaggcaaaagcaGCTCCCAccgcggcgggggggccggcCACAGCTGCAAATGCTCGTCCCTTTCCACCACCAAGTGCTCAGAAGACGACGAGGACTTGCGCATGTCTCCGTCCTCCTCGGGGAAGGACGACAGAGGCCTCGCAGTCACCCCttag